Proteins found in one Candidatus Woesearchaeota archaeon genomic segment:
- a CDS encoding DHH family phosphoesterase: MLKAYSLRKSAELSSLKFGENYVGVFRAGYVHLSDNIRGIIARSDKETVELPEGSEVVVSPTKIVLPDKAEFELLTDKFQISRERLRFSSISESDFGKRILSFCRVDRIFNASGLFIFNLYDGTAVMPAKRFSRAGNPYPEIKEKDLVKAELMLSSNSGLIEAEIISFEKLFGKSAEDVMKNIEERSGSDAKETDFLIKSGLLSRMSAIFMKTATIIRRAVFEGKPIIIRHHADCDGYCGGIALERAILPLIAKQQKRESSRWFYYRRAPSRAPFYEYSDALRDISMNLSDIERFGVKEPLIILVDFGSTGEDIPSIRNVRIYGAQVVIIDHHNPGEIENGRCRVDDFVDSHINPYLAGGDGNLTAGMIASELARIINPEGEKIDFLPAISGIADKSSSKEFSEYLKIAERQFSFEYLKSVAECVDFQAYYLFGVEGRVIVNDLLGEDLEKQKKLVEIIKKEVDFNKAEITRAIEHFSETREIGKTVVATINLSEIGFRGEAPAPGKITGIAHEIMISRFSGREIITRGIAQDYIVLRSSQSSKFNVISLIRRLNEKIPYGGIHGGGHEHAGTVKFFPAAGKDVLSELDIFTNENV; this comes from the coding sequence ATGCTTAAGGCATATTCTCTGAGAAAGAGTGCAGAGCTTTCATCCCTGAAATTCGGGGAAAACTATGTTGGCGTTTTCAGGGCAGGTTATGTTCATCTTAGCGACAACATAAGGGGGATTATTGCCAGAAGCGATAAGGAAACAGTTGAGCTGCCTGAAGGAAGCGAGGTTGTGGTTTCGCCAACAAAGATTGTGCTTCCGGATAAGGCGGAATTTGAGCTTCTTACAGACAAGTTTCAGATTTCAAGGGAGAGATTAAGGTTTTCATCAATTTCAGAATCAGATTTTGGGAAGAGAATATTGTCTTTCTGCAGGGTAGACCGGATTTTCAATGCATCAGGGCTTTTTATATTCAATCTTTATGACGGCACTGCAGTGATGCCGGCAAAAAGATTTAGCAGGGCGGGAAATCCATATCCTGAGATTAAAGAGAAGGATTTAGTCAAGGCAGAGCTTATGCTTTCAAGCAACAGCGGTTTAATCGAAGCAGAGATAATCTCATTTGAGAAGCTTTTTGGAAAGTCAGCTGAGGATGTTATGAAAAATATTGAGGAGCGTTCAGGTTCAGATGCAAAAGAGACGGATTTTCTCATAAAGTCCGGTCTTCTTTCCAGAATGAGCGCCATCTTTATGAAAACAGCAACAATCATACGCAGGGCAGTGTTTGAGGGAAAGCCCATAATAATAAGGCATCATGCTGACTGCGACGGCTATTGCGGGGGGATTGCGCTTGAAAGGGCGATACTTCCGCTTATTGCAAAGCAACAGAAGCGCGAGAGTTCCAGATGGTTTTATTACAGAAGGGCGCCAAGCAGGGCTCCGTTTTACGAGTATTCTGATGCCCTCAGGGACATAAGCATGAACCTTTCTGACATTGAAAGATTCGGCGTTAAGGAGCCGCTTATCATACTCGTTGATTTCGGAAGCACAGGAGAGGACATCCCATCAATCAGGAACGTAAGGATTTACGGCGCGCAGGTTGTAATAATAGACCACCATAACCCCGGAGAGATAGAAAACGGCAGGTGCAGAGTTGATGATTTTGTTGATTCGCACATAAACCCTTACCTTGCAGGAGGAGACGGAAATCTTACTGCGGGGATGATTGCATCAGAGCTTGCAAGAATAATCAATCCTGAGGGAGAAAAGATAGATTTTCTCCCGGCAATTTCAGGAATAGCTGACAAGAGCTCATCAAAGGAGTTTTCAGAATACCTTAAGATTGCTGAAAGGCAGTTTTCTTTTGAATATCTGAAATCTGTTGCCGAATGCGTGGATTTTCAGGCATATTACCTCTTTGGAGTTGAGGGAAGGGTAATTGTAAATGACCTTCTTGGAGAGGACCTTGAAAAGCAGAAGAAGCTTGTTGAGATAATAAAAAAGGAGGTTGACTTCAATAAGGCGGAAATCACAAGAGCCATTGAGCATTTTTCAGAGACAAGGGAAATCGGAAAAACAGTTGTTGCAACAATAAATCTCTCTGAAATCGGGTTCAGGGGCGAGGCGCCTGCTCCAGGCAAGATAACTGGGATAGCGCACGAGATTATGATTTCAAGGTTTTCAGGAAGGGAGATAATAACAAGAGGGATTGCCCAGGATTACATTGTGCTCAGGTCATCTCAGAGTTCAAAATTTAATGTCATCAGCCTTATCAGGCGCCTTAACGAAAAGATTCCGTACGGGGGAATTCACGGCGGAGGGCATGAGCATGCAGGAACAGTGAAGTTTTTCCCTGCCGCAGGAAAGGATGTTTTGTCTGAACTGGACATTTTTACAAATGAAAACGTATGA
- a CDS encoding diphthamide synthesis protein: MNVFGKNDSDDMDYELELEHIFEKIIKSRAAIVCIQLPSGLKGRASFIQQKIEERTGCKVVVWAGSCFGACDVPNLDGAGVDLLVQWGHADLEGPVR, encoded by the coding sequence ATGAATGTTTTCGGGAAAAATGATTCAGATGATATGGATTACGAGCTTGAGCTTGAACATATTTTTGAGAAAATCATAAAAAGCAGGGCAGCAATTGTATGCATTCAGCTTCCTTCTGGCTTGAAGGGGCGCGCATCATTTATACAGCAGAAGATAGAGGAACGCACCGGATGCAAAGTTGTTGTCTGGGCGGGCTCGTGCTTCGGCGCATGCGATGTTCCAAATCTTGATGGCGCAGGGGTAGACCTGCTTGTTCAGTGGGGGCACGCTGATTTAGAAGGTCCGGTAAGGTGA